The genomic window AACCAATTCAAACATATGAATGCTGCAAATCATCTCGTTGTTGTTGGCGCACTAATTATTATGGGATTAACTACTTTTTTTAGTTTCTCCTATGTAAACGCCACAACAGAAGCAAAAGAGGAGGTGCTTTACAAGAAATTGAACAGCATTGAATCTAAAATCAATGAATTAGAACATGAATTGGCGTTTTCTACTTTACCGAGTGAAAACATTGCCAAGTAAACCTAGAAAACGGCAAATTACTACCATCAGATTTGTCGTTTTTTCGTTGAGTCCATCAACATGATACAACTAATGATCAACGATTGTATTTAAAAAAATCATCTATGTGAGCTATAGCATTTTTTAATCTCTCCTCTCCATGTCCACTTAAAATAGAATACGACTTATCGAAGTCTCTCAAAATAGATTCAAAAACCTTAAACATCCTTGCCCTATCGTTTGGTCGATCTCTCAACACATCCGACTCCCAAGGAATATCCGGCTCTAATAATAAATACAACTCCTGATCATTATCCTTTACAAATTCTTCAAGCTCATTTTGTACTTTACCATAATATTCATGCGAGTAAACAATAGTTTGGAGTATATCTGTATCACAAATTATATATTTATTGGCCCCCTCCAGAGACATCTTTTCGGTCTGATATTGACCCTTGGCTATTACCATATTATCCTCATACACTAACTCCTGACCATTATTATATTTTGTCCGCGCAAATTCACGTAAATATTCCGGTACCCAGATTGTGTTATAATATCGGGCAAGATCTTTTGCTAAAGTTGTTTTTCCGGTAGATTCAGGACCGAAAAGTACTATCCTAGCAATGTTTCTCTGGGTTTGTTTAAATGTTTTTTCCATGCTATATATCCTGCTATTGCCAGTACAGTGAAAATTAAATATTGAGTAGCTGTTATCGTTAGTCCCTTATAAATGTAAAGCGGTATAGTTATCATATCTCCTATTATCCAGTAAATCCAATTATCTATTACTTTCTTTGCCATAAGCCACATTCCAACAAAAAATATTGATGTTGTAAATGCATCTATATAAGGAACCGTACTAGATGTATAATTTTTCAAAATAAAAGAAAGAACAACATACGAAACTACCATCAAAGCAAGAGAGTATAACTTTTCTTTTTTTGTAGAATGACGAATTGGAATATAATGAGACTCATCAGTTTTCCTGGTCCATTTATACCATCCATATATACTCATTCCAAAGTAATAGGCATTAATAGACATATCACCAAACAGTCCTACATTATACAGTATATAAACATAAATGGCAGTACTGATAATACCAGTAGGATACACCAGAATATTTTCACGCATGGAAAACCAAACACTAAACAATCCAAAAACAGTAGCAAAGCTTTCTAAAGCAATATCTAAATTAGAATAATTT from Bacteroidota bacterium includes these protein-coding regions:
- a CDS encoding ATP-binding protein; translated protein: MEKTFKQTQRNIARIVLFGPESTGKTTLAKDLARYYNTIWVPEYLREFARTKYNNGQELVYEDNMVIAKGQYQTEKMSLEGANKYIICDTDILQTIVYSHEYYGKVQNELEEFVKDNDQELYLLLEPDIPWESDVLRDRPNDRARMFKVFESILRDFDKSYSILSGHGEERLKNAIAHIDDFFKYNR
- the pnuC gene encoding nicotinamide riboside transporter PnuC → MGEFWDILFSQYENYSNLDIALESFATVFGLFSVWFSMRENILVYPTGIISTAIYVYILYNVGLFGDMSINAYYFGMSIYGWYKWTRKTDESHYIPIRHSTKKEKLYSLALMVVSYVVLSFILKNYTSSTVPYIDAFTTSIFFVGMWLMAKKVIDNWIYWIIGDMITIPLYIYKGLTITATQYLIFTVLAIAGYIAWKKHLNKPRETLLG